Genomic window (Longimicrobiales bacterium):
AACTGCTGACAGTTCCGCTCGTGAGCCTCGTGTTCGTGAACGCGTGTGCGACGAAGGGCGCTCTGCGCAACGTCGAGCAGCGTGTTGCGAACCAGGAGGCGGCACTCGAGCAGGAGCGCAACGAGCGGATGTCGGCCGACCAGCGGCTGGCCGCGGACCTGGCGCAGCTCCGCACGGACCTCGAGACGATGCGCGAGGATTACGATGCTCGCATCGCAGCGGTCGAGAACGGGCTGCAGTTCGTGCTGCCGGTTCACTTCGCGTTCGACGATGCGACGGTGCGTCCGCAGGACTACGAGGCGCTCGATCGTTTCGTTGACGTCGTCAGCAAGCACTACACCGGTGCTGTCGTGACGGTGGAGGGCTTTGCGGATCCGGCGGGCCCGCGTGCGTACAACGAGCAGCTGTCGGAGCGCCGGGCGGATTCGGTGCGTGAGTATCTGCTGCAGCGTGGTATCGCCGCGGACGTGCGCAGCGTCGGCTACGGCGAGGATCGTCTGGTGATCGATGGTGCCGAGAAGGATGACGCGGGTGCCGAGATGAACCGGCGCGTCGTGTTCGTCGTGGAGACGCCGGCACGCGGAGACGCCGTGACGCTGCTGGTCCCGCAGAGCTGACATCGGTGCTCGCCGCGGCAGCGCTGCCGCGGTACGACCCGGATGAAAACGATGCGGGGCAGCGTGATGACGCGCTGCCCTCGTCTTTTCCCGCTTCATCTCCCCTTCGCTACTGTCCGCCCGCCTCGTCCGTATCCTCGTCGAGATCCTCGGCCAGCGCGCCGCGACCGGTGCGGACATACAGCTCACGCAGCAGGCCCCGCGCGCGGCGCGTCATGAAGTTGTCGGTGCCGTACTGCTCGACGTAGCCGGTGTACGCCGTCTGGAGCAGCGGCTCGGCGGCCTCGTACATGCCCGTGCTCATGTAGTGCCGGCCGAGCTCGCGCAGCACGGACAGCAGGAGGTAGTGATCCGGCGGCAGCTGTGCTTCCAGAGACGTGCGCGCGCTCACGAGAAGGCGGCGG
Coding sequences:
- a CDS encoding OmpA family protein; its protein translation is MKRTWKLLTVPLVSLVFVNACATKGALRNVEQRVANQEAALEQERNERMSADQRLAADLAQLRTDLETMREDYDARIAAVENGLQFVLPVHFAFDDATVRPQDYEALDRFVDVVSKHYTGAVVTVEGFADPAGPRAYNEQLSERRADSVREYLLQRGIAADVRSVGYGEDRLVIDGAEKDDAGAEMNRRVVFVVETPARGDAVTLLVPQS